In Paludibacter propionicigenes WB4, the genomic window AAACAAAAGCGCTTTGAATACAGCTTCAAAAGATGCCCTCACCAAATTTGCCAAAATTTTGGTTGCAAACCCAACAATGGATATCACCATCATGGGACATACCGACAATCAGGGATCGCTTGATGTAAATCAAAAACTTTCTCAGGAACGTGCTCAATCGGTAGCTAACTTCCTACAGACTCAAAGTGTAACTGCAACTCAGTTTAAAGAAATTATTGGAAAAAACTTTGCTGAGCCTGTTGCCGACAATAAAACTGCTGCCGGAAGAGCTGCAAATCGTCGTGTAGAGGTTTACATGTATGCCAGCGAAAAAATGATTAATGACGCTCAAAATCAGGGCAAATAATCTTTCGCCAACTTATCATTACAAAAGCACACGTAATTCGGTTTACGTGTGCTTTTTGCATCAGACTACCTCTGCTTTGCTTCCTGCATAGCTCAACATCAAACAACAGCAATATAAGTCAACAATCAATTATAGAAAACGTAAGCAACCATTATTTAAGCTTTTAAACTATTATTCAAGCATATAAATCCTTCGGCACTAATTTACAATCAGAATCAAGAGATGTTCAGTGGCAATGAAAGTTTCATTTTAATACTAAAATCGCAGTCAAAAAACTTAATCGAAATATAAATGCATTTATAATATTCAATTTGCAATCAAACTATAAAAAACAAAAACGTTTGAGAATACACCTGCTAAATATACTCAGCAAGGTTGTAATTTTGTAGTCCATAAAATTCAAACATAACAAAATCATATACACTCAACAATATGAAATTCACCAAAATGCACGGAATCGGAAACGATTATATATATGTCAACGGGTTTGAGGAAACTATTGACGATCCGGTTTCTTTTGCCATTTGTTACAGCGACCGCCACAAAGGCATTGGTTCGGATGGATTGGTTATTATCCTGCCTTCAGACGACTGCGATTTTAAAATGAGAATGTTCAATGCCGACGGTTCCGAATCGGAAATGTGCGGAAACGCTTCGCGCTGCATAGGCAAATTTGTTTACGATAAAGGTTTAACCGACAAAACGGAGTTGACTCTGGAAACTTTGGCCGGGGTAAAAAAGCTGAAACTTTTTTTAGGCGAAGACAAATTGGTTGAGACTGTAACGGTAGATATGGGCGAACCTATTTTTGAATCGGGTCTTATTCCAACAACAATTAACAAACCCAGCATTATAAACGAACCTGTTACATTCAATTCGGAAATAAAGTATAACATCACTTGTGTTTCGATGGGTAATCCGCATGCAGTAATATTCACAACAGGCATAGACAAACTTGACCTGAATAAAATTGGACCGGTTACTGAGAATGCAGCCATTTTTCCACGTCGTACCAACACAGAATTTATCGAAGTGCTGTCAACCGACAGAATCAAAATGCGCGTTTGGGAACGTGGCTCCGGCGAAACGATGGCTTGCGGAACGGGTGCCTGCGCTTCGGTAGTGGCTGCCGTATTAAACGGACACACCGGAAGAAAAACTACCGTAGAACTACTAGGCGGCGAACTCACCATTGAATGGAAAGAATCCGACAACCGCGTGTACCTGACCGGCGGAGCTACAACAGTGTTTGAAGGAACAATTTAATTAAGTTGGTAGTAAAAAGTAAGTAGCTGGTAGAATAAGAATAATTCTGCCAATGAAAAGACTTGAGCTACCATATACAAACTACAATCTAGAAACTACTTACTGACTATTATGGCACAAATTAACGAGAATTTTATAAAAATTCCGGCAACTTATTTATTTTCTGAAATAGCTAAACGCGTAGCTCAACACAAGGAAGAAAATCCAACGGCACCTATTATCCGCATGGGAATTGGCGATGTAAGCCTGCCCCTACCCGACGCATCGGTGGACGCCATGATTAAAGCCGCTGACGAGCAACGTAGTGCCGAAACATTCAGAGGATACGGACCTGAACAAGGTTATGCTTTTTTGCGCGAAGCAATTGTAATTAATGATTTTACAAACCGGGGCATTGATATTGCTGAAGATGAAATTTTCGTCAGCGATGGCGCTAAAAGTGACACAGGAAATATCGGCGATATTTTTGATGTGAATAATCGTGTTGCGATCACTGATCCGAGTTATCCGGTATATGTAGACACTAACGCTATGGCAGGTCGCGCAGGCGAACCAACAGCTACCGGCGAATGGACTAACCTGGTTTATCTGCAATGCAACTCTGAAAACAACTTTGTGCCTGCACTTCCAACTGAAAAAGTTGACCTGGTATATCTTTGCTATCCGAACAATCCAACCGGAACTACACTGACCAAAGAACAACTGACTGTTTGGGTGGAATATGCCAAAGCAAACAACGTTATTCTACTCTTTGATGCTGCTTACGAAGCATTTATTACCGAAGAGGATGTGCCTCACAGTATTTACGAAATAGAAGGCGCTAAAGACGTGGCAATAGAATTTCGCAGTTTTTCTAAAACAGCCGGCTTTACCGGAACTCGTTGCGGATACACCGTAGTACCTAAACAACTGATGGGCAACACAGCTAACGGTGAAAAAGTATCACTTAATAAACTATGGAATCGTCGCCAATGCACAAAATTCAACGGAACATCTTATATCGTGCAACGTGCTGCCGAGGCAACCTACTCACCAGAAGGAAAAAAACAAGTAAAGGCTCTGATCGACTTTTATACAGAGAACGCCCGCATCATTCGCGAAGGACTAACCAAAGCCGGATATACCATTTTCGGAGGAGTGAATGCACCTTACGTCTGGGCTAAAGCCCCTGTGGGAATGGGAAGCTGGGAGTATTTTGACTTTCTGTTGAAAGAGAAGAACATTGTGACTACTCCGGGAGCCGGCTTTGGAGCCAGTGGAGAAGGCTACGTTCGATTCTCGGCATTCGGTAGCAGAGAAAACACCATTGAAGCTATGAAGCGATTGGAAAAATAATGGTCAATATTTAATGATTAATGACGCCCGGAAGATTTTCCGGGCGTTTTTTGTTGTTGGTAGTTATCTGTCGCATGATTGATGAGAGATGATGGGTGATTGATGAGCGATGACTAGTGATTGATGAGCTCTGTCAGGTGATTGATGAGCGCTGACGGATGATTGATGAGCACTGATGGGTGATTGATGAGCGCTGACGGGTGATTGATGAACGCTGTCGGGTGATTGATGAACGCTGTCGGGTGATTGATGAGCGATGACGGATAATTGATGAGCACTGATGGGTGATTGATGAGCGCTGACGAGTGATTGTTGAACGCTGTCGGGTGATTGATGAGCGATGACGGATGATTGATGAGGACTGATGGGTGATTGATGAGCACTGATGGGTGATTGATGAGCGATGACGGGTGATTGATGAGCGTTGATGGGTGATTGGCTGGTTTTGGCTAGTTATTACAAAATAACATCTATCAATTTAATGTGCTTGAGTTAAATATTATTAAGATTATTTTTCATTTTATCGAAATTTACTTATGTATATTTTTATAAATTTGCATTTACATTGTTTCAAATAAACCTGTAAATAATGTAATCAATCAACTAATTTATTCATTAATCAAAATTTATCTATCATGAATGCAAAACAACAAAGCAAGTACAACATGTATTTGACAACTGTTGAGTTCCTGAACGCAAACAACTCAATTACAATGCTTCTACCGAGGTATCAGGAGTTCTATGGTACATTTCAGAATGGCATTTCTCAAATCCGATCGTCGAACGAACAACAAAGTATTGACAAGTCCGGGATAGCAAGTAACAAAAAACAACTCCGGAAGTTGCTAGTAAAACTAGGCGCTGACACTTCGCGCAAAATTCAGTCATACGCAAAAATTGAAAATAATCAGATTCTGCTTAATGAAGCGAAGTTTACTGAAAGTGACTTTAAAAATGCCTCGGATAGCGACCTTGAAACTTTTGCTCAGAGTACCTACGATACAGCACAAAAGCAGCTTGGGAATTTGGCGCAATATGGTGTAACCAATGAGACTCAGAATGATCTTATGAGAGCACTTACCGACTTTAGAGCAGCTATGCCTACGCCCCGAAACGGTGCAATCGGGACTAAACTAAGTACAGAACAACTTACAAAATCTTTTACCGCAACAGATAAAGCATTGGATAATATTGATGCATTGGTGGAAATAGTGAGAATTTCGCAACCAGAGTTTTATAGCGGTTATAAATCGGCACGAAAAATAATAGACACAGCAGCCGGCTCACTTCAGTTAAAAGGCTTTGTGACTGATGCCGGTACGGGAGAAGGACTTAAAGGTGCAACCGTTAGTTTTGAACTAAATAATAACAGCAATGGACTGCTTAAGGCCAAAGCAAGCGGCGGCGAAAGCGTAAAGAAAAAGACAGCGGATAAGGGTGGGTTTAATATTAAATCGCTACCGGAGGGTACATACTCGGCCACTGTGAGCAAAAATGGTTATGCCGATGTGGTAACGACAATAGCTATTACAAACGGCGAATTGGCGGTACTTAACGTAGAGCTAGTAAAGAACATTTAAGCAATGATTTAGCGAGAATATATTTGTACATTTATTCACAATAATACTTATACGCCCGGAAGATTTTCCGGGCGTTTTTTTTGTTTGTTTCAACTAACAATTCTCACTATCTACCTACCTCTTTACAAAACCGAAAGCAAACAACACTCTAACGTTAGTAAAATCCAAGTTTCGGGCAACTAGCTTGTAAAAATTACAAAAAAGTAGCCGAAAGTCCTCAAAAAAGTACATTTTGGCTGAATTTTCAGGACACACATATCAAAATATTACATAAATGTGGCAAATTCTATTATTTTTACAACTACACAACCGGAATAACTTTTCATTCAAAAATAACAATTTGTCACAATAACACAACAAATAGTATTATTATGTTACATATATAGCAATAATAGCTTCAATTTGATATAGTATGTTTTTATTTTCCATTATTTTTAAAGTAAAGTATTGTTTGTAATGACATTTTGATTATTTTTGCAGTGTATTCAAATCAATATGACACATCATTAGCATTTAGAATTACTATATGTCAAGATTAGACACTATATAATTGACAACATATAAAACTAAACAAACATTTTTTAATCAATAATCATCAATTAAATTTTCTGGTATGAGAAAAATTAAATTATTAGCAATCTGCGCGATTGCATTGTTTTCGACAATGAGTGTTAAAGCTCAGTTTGCAACAGGTGCCGACATTGTAAGCTCATATGTATGGCGTGGTATTCCACAAGAAGGTTCTAACGGAGGTACTCCTAATATTCAACCTTACGCTACTTTCACAACAGGTGCATTAACATTGGGTTCATGGGGATCAGGAAGTTTTTCGGGAGCCGTTAAAGAAGTAGATTTGTATGCTACTTACGCTATTTCGAGCAAATTTGCTATAACACTTACAGATTACTATTACAATTTCGCAACAAAACCAAACTATTTCAAATATAGTGGCGGAACCGGTCACGTATTTGAAGGAACACTTGCCTATACAGGATCGGCTTTCAGTGCATCAATCAACACTATGTTTGCAGGATTAGATAAAAAAGCCTCCGACCCATCAAAACAGGCACTTTCAACCTATGTAGAATTAGGATATCAAATTGCTCCGGTAGCTAAAATCTTCCTTGGAGGTTCATTAGCTGAGAGCGCTACTTATGGAACTACCGGCTTCGGTATCACTAACCTGGGCATTAAAGTAAGCAAATCAATTGCTATTACCGACAAATTCAGTCTTCCGGTATATGCAATTGTTGGAGCAAATCCTTACGCTAAAAGCACATTCTTTGTAGCAGGAGTATCTTTATAAGCAAGTTATTATTTTAGAACGCAGATCTAAAAAACACTAATCGTTTAAAAATAAGCAAATGAAAAAAATTGAAGCAATTATTCGCACTTCTAAATTTGGTGAAGTACAAGAAGCTTTGCGTGAAGCTGGCATCGATTTCTTTACTTACGTTGATGTAACAGGCGTAGGAAACGAAGTTGAAAAAGGAGGTCATTCGTACAGAGGTACTGTTTATGACACAAGTTATATCTCTCGTCAATTACTTACTATAGTTGTACGCGATATAAATGTAGAAAAAACAGTTGAAGCAGTTTTGAAATCGGCAAAAACAGGTGAAATCGGCGATGGAAAGATTTTCGTATCTACCATTGATGAATCGTACCGTATTAGAAACGCTGAAAAGGGAGACACCTCTTTATACAACAAAGCAGAATAGAAAAAAGTGTAATTCATAAAAAATAGGAGAAAAATATATGAAAAAGTATTTATTAATGATGTTATTAATGCTGGTCACAGCTGCTGCCTCCAGCTATATATATGCTGAAAAGGCACCAGACTCGACAGGAGCTACGACCGGTACCGCAGCCGATGTTACCGCCGTAACAGCAGGCAAACCAACACTCGATGAAGTAGCTGCACAAGCAGGTCATAACAAAATAGCCATTAACATGGTGTGGGTTTTGATTACAGGATTTATTGTAATGTTTATGCAGTTTGGTTTTGCTGCCGTAGAAGGGGGTATGACCCGTGCAAAAAATGCGTCGCACACCTTTGCCATGAACTTTCTGATTTATCCCTTAGGCATGTTAGGGTTCTTTATATGCGGATTTGCCTTTATGTTTGGCGGAGTAGGTGCGCTGGGAACTCTGGGTGGCTATGACGGTTTAAATCAAGAATTTACCATTAACCTATTTGGTCATGCATTTGGCTTGATAGGAACCAAAGGATTCTTCCTTAATGGCGCATACGACGTATCTGTTTTTGCCTTATTCTTGTTCCAAATGGTATTTATGGATACAACAGCTACCATTCCTACAGGAGCTATGGCTGAAAGATGGAAGTATTCTTCATTCTTTATTTATGGTCTTTTAGTAGGATCTATTATCTACCCAATCTACGGAAACTGGGTATGGGGAGGTGGCTGGTTGTCACAACTAGGTAATATGTTTGGTTTGGGTCACGGTCATGTTGACTACGCAGGTTCATCTGTAGTTCACTTAAGCGGTGGTGTATTGGCATTCGTTGGAGCAAAATTACTTGGACCACGTCTTGGAAAATACAATAAAAACGGTTCAGCTAATGCAATTCCCGGACACAATATTCCAATTGCAATCCTTGGTGCTTTCGTACTTGCATTCTGCTGGTTCTCATTCAACGCCGGATCTTCATTAGCCGGTGGCGATCTTAGAATATCAATTATTGCTGTAAATACAATGATTGCTTCTGCAACAGGCGCATTGGCTTCAACACTTTATATGTGGTTCTTCAAAACTAAAAAGCCAGACCCAACCATGATGATAAACGGTCTACTTGCCGGATTGGTTGCGATTACTGCTCCATGTGCTTTCGTAACTGTAGGCTCTGCTGCTATAATTGGATTAATTTCAGGTATTTTGGTAATAGAAGCAGCATTCTTTGTAGAACTTAAACTTAAAGTTGATGACCCTGTTGGCGCAGTAGCCGTACACGGTGTGAATGGTGCATTCGGCTGTATAGCTCTTGGATTATTTGCAGACGGAACTTACGGTGATGGCCTCAACGGAATCAAAGGAGGTGTAACCGGTTTATTTTATGGTGATGGAGGTCAGTTAGCCGCTCAAACCATTGGAGTTGCAGCAAACATTGTATATATTGGCTTAATTGGCTGGGTAGTATTCAAATTAATTGATCTGGTTGTTGGAAATCGTGTTTCTGCCGAAGATGAACTAAAAGG contains:
- a CDS encoding ammonium transporter gives rise to the protein MKKYLLMMLLMLVTAAASSYIYAEKAPDSTGATTGTAADVTAVTAGKPTLDEVAAQAGHNKIAINMVWVLITGFIVMFMQFGFAAVEGGMTRAKNASHTFAMNFLIYPLGMLGFFICGFAFMFGGVGALGTLGGYDGLNQEFTINLFGHAFGLIGTKGFFLNGAYDVSVFALFLFQMVFMDTTATIPTGAMAERWKYSSFFIYGLLVGSIIYPIYGNWVWGGGWLSQLGNMFGLGHGHVDYAGSSVVHLSGGVLAFVGAKLLGPRLGKYNKNGSANAIPGHNIPIAILGAFVLAFCWFSFNAGSSLAGGDLRISIIAVNTMIASATGALASTLYMWFFKTKKPDPTMMINGLLAGLVAITAPCAFVTVGSAAIIGLISGILVIEAAFFVELKLKVDDPVGAVAVHGVNGAFGCIALGLFADGTYGDGLNGIKGGVTGLFYGDGGQLAAQTIGVAANIVYIGLIGWVVFKLIDLVVGNRVSAEDELKGLDLPEMGVEAYSGIKMDKNSETPLSR
- the dapF gene encoding diaminopimelate epimerase; this encodes MKFTKMHGIGNDYIYVNGFEETIDDPVSFAICYSDRHKGIGSDGLVIILPSDDCDFKMRMFNADGSESEMCGNASRCIGKFVYDKGLTDKTELTLETLAGVKKLKLFLGEDKLVETVTVDMGEPIFESGLIPTTINKPSIINEPVTFNSEIKYNITCVSMGNPHAVIFTTGIDKLDLNKIGPVTENAAIFPRRTNTEFIEVLSTDRIKMRVWERGSGETMACGTGACASVVAAVLNGHTGRKTTVELLGGELTIEWKESDNRVYLTGGATTVFEGTI
- a CDS encoding P-II family nitrogen regulator; this encodes MKKIEAIIRTSKFGEVQEALREAGIDFFTYVDVTGVGNEVEKGGHSYRGTVYDTSYISRQLLTIVVRDINVEKTVEAVLKSAKTGEIGDGKIFVSTIDESYRIRNAEKGDTSLYNKAE
- a CDS encoding carboxypeptidase-like regulatory domain-containing protein → MNAKQQSKYNMYLTTVEFLNANNSITMLLPRYQEFYGTFQNGISQIRSSNEQQSIDKSGIASNKKQLRKLLVKLGADTSRKIQSYAKIENNQILLNEAKFTESDFKNASDSDLETFAQSTYDTAQKQLGNLAQYGVTNETQNDLMRALTDFRAAMPTPRNGAIGTKLSTEQLTKSFTATDKALDNIDALVEIVRISQPEFYSGYKSARKIIDTAAGSLQLKGFVTDAGTGEGLKGATVSFELNNNSNGLLKAKASGGESVKKKTADKGGFNIKSLPEGTYSATVSKNGYADVVTTIAITNGELAVLNVELVKNI
- a CDS encoding LL-diaminopimelate aminotransferase, whose product is MAQINENFIKIPATYLFSEIAKRVAQHKEENPTAPIIRMGIGDVSLPLPDASVDAMIKAADEQRSAETFRGYGPEQGYAFLREAIVINDFTNRGIDIAEDEIFVSDGAKSDTGNIGDIFDVNNRVAITDPSYPVYVDTNAMAGRAGEPTATGEWTNLVYLQCNSENNFVPALPTEKVDLVYLCYPNNPTGTTLTKEQLTVWVEYAKANNVILLFDAAYEAFITEEDVPHSIYEIEGAKDVAIEFRSFSKTAGFTGTRCGYTVVPKQLMGNTANGEKVSLNKLWNRRQCTKFNGTSYIVQRAAEATYSPEGKKQVKALIDFYTENARIIREGLTKAGYTIFGGVNAPYVWAKAPVGMGSWEYFDFLLKEKNIVTTPGAGFGASGEGYVRFSAFGSRENTIEAMKRLEK